The following coding sequences are from one Musa acuminata AAA Group cultivar baxijiao chromosome BXJ2-4, Cavendish_Baxijiao_AAA, whole genome shotgun sequence window:
- the LOC135585269 gene encoding filament-like plant protein 4 produces MMDRRSWPWKKKSSDKTVITTDSSTSTLSNSGGNQADQDVNSTVKYVQISAESYAHLTELEDQVKILQEKLSAAQTEMTTKDNLVKQHAKVAEEAVSGWEKAEAESSALKHQLESVTLLKLTAEERASHLDGALKECMKQIRNVKEESEQKLHDVVFAKTKQWEKLKAELEAKLDYFEQELLRASAENSALSRSLQERSDILMKITDEKMQADCEIEVLNNNILSCEKEINSMQYELHVISKELEIRSEEKNMSIKSADAANRQHLEDVKKMSKLEAECQRLRGLVRKKLPGPAALAQMKLEVENLGRDHGETRLRRSPAKNPSPPYISTPAADFASESIHTMHKENEFLTARLLTIEEETKMLKEALSKRNSELQASRNMYAKTASKLRSVEAQMLTLNQQKISSNPTFDISSDTNLSQNESNPPSLTSMSEDGIDEAESYSESWSAALMLELSQIRKEKDTVKHKNTVNSKNLELMDDFLEMERLACMSTESNGTITIPGGVLDKMKTENAGGMLLADILDSTSKGQQFTSEKAETLPCANKKHSEGELAMSKLSSLLRKLQTRIVSTFKLLDQEVDIGRVLEDIRRILQETQEELPQNSVSCIIKENYSIDAPCQQKACDDDTDKATNIGFSFKHDKVSYADDKHELGLQLRNAISEVQDFVISIGKESLGPQDRQSDVQGLNEKIQQFSSYVEDILYNGKSLNDFIPILSHILSEAGKMGFKMTFNIGKEWDNNISDCIDKVTLLENRVAHQDPRNETFSGRSMALSQSSSHPDIEGPTSDSFEQRNTMHKLSVKDFEEMRLEKENMQLELSTCSKLLEETKLQLVETEQNLADLRSQLAASQKSNSLSETQLKCMAESYKLLESRAQQLDAEINLLRTEVQTLKNELLEERQIHQDDLTKLRDLQEQFERNEKSKMCSDADIDTEAKQEKEIAAAAEKLAECQETILLLGRQLQAFRPSAEQSDTFPNSRHLMNFSYLEDVLDASDFSAQNMYKARHSVSETESAAAFITPRAGGESPLDGYNSQISPSDAEASSFPKSPINSKHQKHRPSRSSSSTFPNALTEKHGRGFSRFFSKGRN; encoded by the exons ATGATGGATCGGCGAAGTTGGCCTTGGAAGAAAAAATCATCTGATAAGACAGTGATTACAACTGACTCATCCACTTCCACTTTGTCTAATTCTGGTGGAAATCAAGCAGACCAG GATGTTAACAGCACTGTCAAATATGTACAAATTTCTGCAGAGTCATATGCCCACCTGACTGAATTGGAAGACCAAGTGAAGATCTTGCAAGAAAAATTATCTGCAGCACAAACTGAGATGACAACCAAGGATAATCTAGTCAAGCAACATGCTAAGGTTGCTGAAGAAGCAGTCTCAG GTTGGGAAAAAGCTGAAGCTGAATCATCTGCACTGAAACATCAACTTGAATCTGTCACACTGTTAAAGCTTACAGCTGAAGAACGGGCATCTCATCTTGATGGTGCCCTGAAGGAGTGCATGAAGCAGATAAGAAATGTGAAAGAAGAAAGTGAGCAAAAATTACACGATGTAGTCTTCGCCAAAACTAAGCAATGGGAAAAGCTCAAAGCAGAGCTAGAGGCAAAACTAGATTATTTTGAGCAGGAACTGCTTAGAGCTTCTGCTGAAAATTCAGCTCTTTCAAGATCTCTTCAAGAACGTTCAGATATTCTGATGAAAATTACTGATGAGAAGATGCAAGCTGATTGTGAGATCGAAGTGCTAAATAACAATATTCTGTCATGTGAAAAAGAAATTAATTCAATGCAATATGAGCTACATGTTATTTCTAAGGAGCTTGAAATTCGGAGTGAAGAGAAAAATATGAGCATAAAATCTGCTGATGCAGCGAACAGACAGCATTTGGAGGATGTAAAGAAAATGTCAAAACTAGAAGCTGAATGCCAAAGATTGCGTGGTCTTGTTAGGAAAAAGCTGCCTGGGCCTGCTGCATTAGCACAAATGAAACTAGAAGTTGAAAATTTAGGCCGTGATCATGGGGAGACTAGATTACGACGATCACCTGCCAAGAATCCTAGCCCTCCTTACATTTCAACACCTGCTGCTGATTTTGCCTCTGAAAGCATCCACACTATGCACAAGGAGAATGAGTTTCTTACAGCACGTTTATTAACAATTGAGGAAGAAACAAAGATGTTAAAAGAGGCTTTGTCAAAACGTAACAGTGAGTTACAGGCTTCGAGAAACATGTATGCTAAAACTGCAAGCAAGCTTCGAAGTGTTGAAGCACAGATGCTGACCCTGAACCAACAGAAGATATCATCAAATCCAACTTTTGACATCTCATCTGATACCAATTTAAGCCAAAACGAAAGCAACCCACCAAGCTTGACATCCATGTCTGAAGATGGAATTGACGAGGCAGAGAGTTATTCTGAATCATGGTCTGCAGCATTAATGTTGGAACTCTCGCAAATCAGAAAAGAAAAGGACACCGTGAAGCACAAGAATACAGTCAATTCAAAAAATTTGGAACTTATGGATGATTTTCTGGAGATGGAGAGGTTAGCTTGTATGTCAACAGAGTCCAATGGAACAATTACCATTCCTGGAGGTGTGCTTGATAAGATGAAAACTGAAAATGCTGGTGGCATGTTACTAGCTGATATTCTGGATAGTACTAGTAAAGGACAGCAGTTTACATCAGAGAAGGCAGAAACTCTGCCTTGTGCCAATAAAAAACATTCTGAAGGAGAACTTGCGATGAGTAAACTCAGTTCTCTGTTGAGAAAACTTCAGACAAGAATAGTTTCTACTTTTAAGTTGCTGGATCAGGAAGTTGATATTGGTAGAGTTTTGGAGGATATAAGACGCATCCTGCAGGAAACACAAGAAGAGTTGCCTCAGAATTCTGTAAGCTGCATCATTAAAGAAAATTATTCTATAGATGCTCCTTGTCAACAAAAAGCTTGTGATGATGACACGGACAAAGCTACTAATATTGGCTTTTCTTTTAAGCACGACAAAGTTTCATATgctgatgataagcatgaatTAGGTCTACAGTTGAGGAATGCGATATCTGAGGTTCAAGATTTTGTTATTTCTATAGGTAAGGAATCCTTAGGACCACAAGATAGGCAATCTGATGTTCAAGGACTAAATGAGAAAATCCAGCAGTTCTCTTCTTATGTTGAAGATATACTGTATAATGGGAAAAGCTTGAATGATTTTATACCTATTTTATCCCATATATTGTCTGAAGCCGGTAAGATGGGCTTTAAGATGACCTTTAATATTGGCAAAGAATGGGATAACAATATCTCAGATTGCATAGACAAGGTAACATTACTTGAAAACAGAGTGGCTCATCAGGATCCAAGAAATGAGACATTTTCTGGAAGGTCTATGGCTTTATCTCAGTCTTCCTCTCATCCAGATATTGAAGGGCCTACCAGCGACAGCTTTGAACAAAGGAACACAATGCATAAATTATCTGTGAAGGATTTTGAAGAGATGAGGTTGGAGAAAGAAAACATGCAATTAGAATTGTCTACTTGCAGCAAATTGTTGGAAGAGACAAAACTTCAGCTAGTTGAAACTGAACAAAATTTGGCAGATCTTAGATCCCAGTTGGCTGCTAGCCAAAAATCAAACAGCTTGTCTGAAACACAATTGAAGTGTATGGCTGAGTCCTATAAGTTACTGGAATCACGAGCACAGCAATTAGATGCTGAAATAAACCTGCTGCGTACAGAAGTACAAACATTGAAAAATGAGCTTCTGGAAGAAAGGCAAATTCATCAGGATGATTTGACCaaattaagagatcttcaagagcagTTTGAGAG GAATGAAAAGTCCAAAATGTGCTCAGACGCTGACATTGATACCGAGGCAAAACAG GAGAAAGAGATAGCAGCAGCTGCAGAGAAGCTTGCAGAGTGTCAGGAGACCATACTTCTGCTTGGCAGGCAATTGCAAGCCTTTCGTCCATCAGCAGAACAATCAGATACCTTTCCAAATAGTAGACATCTCATGAACTTCAGCTATTTGGAAGATGTGCTAGACGCTAGTGATTTTAGCGCCCAAAACATGTATAAGGCAAGGCATTCAGTGTCTGAAACAGAAAGTGCAGCTGCTTTTATCACACCAAGAGCTGGTGGCGAATCCCCCTTGGATGGATACAACTCTCAGATTAGCCCATCTGATGCCGAAGCAAGTTCTTTTCCCAAATCACCTATCAACTCAAAGCACCAGAAGCATAGGCCTTCCCGGTCATCCTCTTCTACTTTTCCTAATGCTTTGACTGAGAAGCATGGACGTGGTTTCAGCAGGTTTTTCTCAAAAGGGAGAAATTGA
- the LOC135609129 gene encoding auxin-responsive protein SAUR50-like, translating to MAIRRSNNKLPQAAGIKQILKRCSSLGRKQQPVDVPKGHFAVYVGESRSRFIVPISYLTHPEFQSLLRQAEEEFGFDHDMGLTIPCEEVVFRSLTSMLR from the coding sequence ATggcgattcggaggtcgaacaacaAGCTGCCGCAGGCCGCGGGCATCAAGCAGATACTGAAGAGGTGCTCGAGCCTGGGGAGGAAGCAGCAGCCGGTGGACGTGCCCAAGGGCCACTTCGCGGTGTACGTGGGCGAGAGCCGGAGCCGGTTCATCGTGCCCATATCTTACCTCACCCACCCTGAGTTCCAGAGCCTGCTGCGGCAGGCCGAGGAGGAGTTCGGCTTCGACCACGACATGGGCCTCACCATCCCGTGCGAGGAGGTCGTCTTCCGCTCCCTCACCTCCATGCTCCGATGA